Proteins encoded in a region of the Cetobacterium ceti genome:
- the obgE gene encoding GTPase ObgE, which yields MFIDEVIITVKAGNGGDGAATFRREKHVQFGGPDGGDGGKGGDVVFIADPNINTLIDFKYKKLFQAENGTNGAKKNMFGKTGEDLMIKVPVGTQVRDFETGKLLLDLNKKGEHRIFLRGGKGGLGNTNFKNSIRKTPTLATKGKEGLELKVKLELKLLGDVALVGYPSVGKSSFINKVSAAKSKVGSYHFTTLEPKLGVVRLGEGRSFVIADIPGLIEGAHEGVGLGDKFLRHIERCKIIYHIVDVAGIEGRDPIEDFDKINNELTKFSKKLAEKKQIILANKMDLLWDMEKYEEFKKHVESFGYEVYPISVILGDGIQEVLNKTWHVLETTEREPLEPEVDLYKVLKEIRKDKKPFEITEDEDGVFVVDGSIVDGVLAKYIITHDEESVINFLHMMRTLGLEDALAEAGVEDGDTVRIADVEFEFVE from the coding sequence GTGTTTATAGATGAGGTAATTATTACGGTAAAGGCTGGAAATGGTGGAGATGGTGCCGCTACTTTCAGAAGAGAGAAGCACGTACAATTTGGAGGTCCAGATGGTGGAGATGGAGGAAAAGGTGGAGATGTTGTTTTTATAGCAGACCCAAACATCAATACACTTATCGACTTTAAATATAAGAAATTATTCCAAGCTGAAAATGGTACAAATGGTGCTAAGAAAAATATGTTTGGAAAAACAGGAGAAGATTTAATGATAAAAGTTCCTGTAGGGACTCAAGTTAGAGACTTTGAAACAGGAAAATTATTATTAGATTTAAATAAAAAAGGAGAACATAGAATTTTTCTTAGAGGAGGAAAAGGAGGATTAGGGAATACAAACTTTAAAAACTCCATAAGAAAAACTCCAACTTTAGCAACAAAAGGTAAAGAGGGATTAGAATTAAAAGTAAAATTAGAATTAAAATTATTAGGAGATGTGGCCTTAGTTGGATATCCATCTGTAGGAAAATCTAGTTTTATAAATAAAGTTTCAGCAGCTAAATCAAAAGTGGGAAGTTATCACTTTACTACTCTTGAGCCAAAACTAGGAGTTGTTAGATTAGGAGAGGGAAGATCATTTGTTATAGCAGATATTCCTGGATTAATTGAAGGTGCTCATGAAGGTGTAGGACTAGGAGATAAATTCCTAAGACATATTGAAAGATGTAAAATAATTTATCATATTGTTGATGTGGCTGGAATTGAAGGTAGAGATCCAATTGAAGATTTTGATAAAATTAATAATGAGCTTACAAAATTCAGTAAAAAATTAGCAGAGAAAAAGCAAATTATTTTAGCTAATAAAATGGATTTACTTTGGGATATGGAAAAATATGAAGAATTCAAAAAACATGTGGAATCTTTTGGATATGAAGTTTATCCAATATCTGTAATTCTTGGAGATGGAATTCAAGAAGTACTAAATAAAACATGGCATGTTTTAGAAACAACAGAAAGAGAGCCATTAGAGCCAGAAGTTGACTTATATAAAGTTCTAAAAGAAATTAGAAAAGATAAAAAGCCATTTGAAATTACAGAGGATGAAGATGGAGTATTTGTCGTTGATGGTTCAATTGTTGATGGAGTACTTGCAAAATATATAATAACTCATGATGAGGAATCTGTAATTAACTTCTTACATATGATGAGAACTCTTGGATTAGAGGATGCATTAGCAGAAGCAGGAGTTGAAGATGGAGATACAGTAAGAATTGCAGATGTAGAATTTGAATTTGTTGAGTAG
- the miaA gene encoding tRNA (adenosine(37)-N6)-dimethylallyltransferase MiaA, whose amino-acid sequence MKGIVIAGPTGVGKTDLSIKLAKLINGDIISADSAQVYKGMDVGTAKVTKDEMDGVKHYLIDIVEPIKKYSVGDFQREVDEILSSSNGKNIILAGGTGLYINSITEGLSSLPVGNLDLREKLMAKSSEELFEELKKVDLEASEEIHMNNKRRVERALEVFYLTGEKFSVLSKRNIKNNNYKFLKIGLERDRAYLYERINMRVDIMIKNGLIEEVKELYDKYGENLRKINIIGYSEIIDYFKGEISLEVAIDLIKRNSRRYAKRQFTWFKNDPEYIWYDLDKMSEKSIIEDVLRRFESL is encoded by the coding sequence ATGAAAGGTATTGTAATAGCAGGACCTACAGGAGTAGGAAAAACAGATTTATCTATAAAGTTGGCAAAACTTATAAATGGAGATATTATCTCAGCTGATTCAGCCCAAGTTTATAAGGGGATGGATGTAGGAACAGCTAAGGTAACAAAGGATGAAATGGATGGAGTTAAACATTATTTAATCGACATTGTAGAACCTATAAAGAAATATTCTGTTGGAGATTTTCAAAGAGAAGTGGATGAAATTTTAAGTAGTTCAAATGGGAAAAATATTATTTTAGCTGGTGGAACAGGGTTATATATTAACTCTATAACAGAAGGACTTTCTTCATTACCTGTAGGAAATTTAGATTTAAGAGAGAAATTAATGGCTAAAAGTTCAGAAGAACTATTTGAAGAACTTAAAAAAGTTGATTTAGAAGCTAGTGAAGAGATACATATGAATAATAAAAGAAGAGTAGAAAGAGCTCTTGAAGTATTTTATTTAACAGGAGAAAAATTTTCAGTTCTTTCTAAAAGAAATATAAAAAATAATAATTATAAATTTTTAAAAATAGGATTGGAAAGAGATAGAGCATATTTATATGAGAGAATAAATATGAGAGTAGATATAATGATTAAAAATGGTCTAATAGAAGAAGTGAAAGAGTTATATGATAAATATGGTGAAAATTTGAGAAAAATTAATATAATTGGTTATAGTGAAATAATTGATTATTTTAAAGGAGAAATTTCTTTAGAAGTAGCAATTGATTTAATAAAAAGAAACTCTAGAAGGTATGCAAAAAGACAATTTACTTGGTTTAAAAATGATCCTGAGTATATTTGGTATGACCTAGATAAGATGTCTGAAAAATCAATAATAGAGGATGTTTTAAGAAGATTTGAGAGCCTTTAA
- a CDS encoding ATP-binding protein, whose protein sequence is MKNEIKLYVPSSLKNLSIIRALARTYLELQKLEQKDIVQILSIIDELSTNVVEHGYQYQPGDIIIELEKQNDTIYLIVEDNGVGFDEEKESKEEGGMGLFIARAIADDFKIEKKLNGTKFKVEKKVREVK, encoded by the coding sequence ATCAAAAATGAAATAAAACTTTATGTACCTTCTTCCTTAAAAAACCTTTCTATAATTAGAGCCCTAGCAAGAACTTATTTAGAACTACAAAAATTAGAGCAAAAAGATATAGTACAAATTTTATCAATCATAGATGAACTTTCCACAAATGTAGTAGAGCATGGATATCAATATCAACCTGGAGATATAATCATCGAATTAGAAAAGCAAAATGATACTATATATTTAATAGTAGAAGATAATGGTGTTGGGTTTGATGAAGAGAAAGAGAGTAAAGAAGAGGGTGGAATGGGACTGTTTATAGCAAGAGCTATTGCAGATGATTTCAAAATAGAAAAAAAATTAAATGGTACAAAATTCAAGGTAGAAAAGAAAGTTAGGGAGGTTAAGTAA
- a CDS encoding STAS domain-containing protein produces MTTNFEMIEKNIGDIKVIKVNGELDALVAPKLKDRISKLVEMDVTKFIIDFEELVHINSLAMGILRGKLRVVKEMGGDIKLINLNEHIKTIFEMIGLDEIFEIYSSEEEAVASFK; encoded by the coding sequence ATGACTACAAATTTTGAAATGATTGAAAAAAATATAGGGGATATAAAAGTAATTAAGGTGAATGGAGAACTAGATGCTTTAGTAGCTCCAAAACTTAAGGATAGAATTAGTAAATTAGTAGAAATGGACGTAACTAAATTTATAATTGACTTTGAAGAATTAGTTCATATTAACAGTTTAGCAATGGGAATTTTAAGAGGAAAATTAAGAGTTGTTAAGGAAATGGGTGGAGATATAAAATTAATAAATTTAAACGAACATATTAAAACTATATTTGAAATGATCGGTTTAGATGAAATATTTGAAATCTACTCTAGCGAAGAGGAGGCAGTTGCAAGCTTCAAATAA
- the rny gene encoding ribonuclease Y, giving the protein MNSAITIGLVVIGLCIVISVLFKKSVIDRKIAELNDLEDERAKAKIKAKEILERAEKEAQARGKEIELKAKEAVYYMKEEAEKEIKLAKNDLVQKESRLARKEETLDNKIEKLEVKAQELEKSAEDLEEKKQEISKLREAQEAELERISGLSKNDAKEMLISKLRDDLIHETAVAIREYEGKLEEEKDRISRRILSTSIGKASSEYVVDATVSVVNLPNDEMKGRIIGREGRNIRAIEALTGVDIIIDDTPEAVVLSSFDGVRREVARRAIEKLITDGRIHPGKIEEVVNKARKEIDKDILDAGEQALLELGIPGMHIEIIKTLGKLKYRTSYGQNVLTHSIEVAKLSANLAAEIGADTELAKRAGLLHDVGKVLEHDIEASHALIGGEFLKKFGEKQEVINAVMAHHNEVEFETVEAILVQAADAISASRPGARRETLSAYLKRLESLEEIATSFDGVESSYAIQAGREIRIIINPEVISDDAATKMARDVAKRIEDTMQYPGQIKVTIMRETRAVEYAK; this is encoded by the coding sequence ATGAATAGTGCAATAACAATAGGATTAGTAGTAATCGGACTTTGTATAGTAATCTCTGTATTATTTAAAAAGTCTGTTATAGATAGAAAAATAGCTGAGCTAAATGATTTAGAAGATGAAAGAGCTAAGGCTAAAATAAAAGCTAAAGAGATTTTAGAAAGAGCTGAAAAAGAAGCTCAAGCTAGGGGAAAAGAAATTGAATTAAAAGCTAAGGAAGCTGTTTACTATATGAAAGAGGAAGCTGAAAAAGAAATAAAATTAGCTAAAAATGATTTAGTTCAAAAAGAAAGCAGACTAGCTAGAAAAGAAGAAACTTTAGATAATAAAATAGAAAAATTAGAAGTTAAAGCTCAAGAATTAGAGAAATCAGCTGAAGATTTAGAAGAGAAAAAACAAGAGATAAGTAAGTTAAGAGAGGCTCAAGAGGCAGAACTTGAAAGAATATCTGGTCTATCTAAAAATGATGCTAAGGAAATGTTAATATCTAAATTAAGAGATGATTTAATACATGAAACAGCAGTTGCTATTAGAGAATATGAAGGTAAGTTAGAAGAGGAAAAAGATAGAATATCAAGAAGAATTTTATCTACATCTATTGGAAAGGCATCTTCAGAATATGTTGTAGATGCAACAGTTTCAGTAGTAAATCTACCAAATGATGAAATGAAGGGAAGAATCATAGGTAGAGAAGGAAGAAATATAAGAGCTATAGAAGCTTTAACAGGTGTTGATATAATAATAGATGACACTCCAGAAGCAGTTGTGTTATCTAGTTTTGATGGTGTAAGAAGAGAAGTAGCAAGAAGAGCTATTGAAAAACTTATAACTGATGGTAGAATACATCCTGGTAAAATAGAAGAGGTTGTAAATAAAGCTAGAAAAGAAATAGATAAGGATATTTTAGATGCAGGAGAACAGGCTCTATTAGAGTTAGGAATTCCAGGAATGCATATTGAAATAATAAAAACATTAGGAAAACTAAAATACAGAACAAGTTATGGTCAAAATGTATTAACACACTCAATTGAAGTTGCAAAATTATCAGCTAATTTAGCTGCAGAAATTGGAGCAGATACAGAACTTGCAAAAAGAGCAGGACTATTACATGATGTAGGTAAGGTTTTAGAGCATGATATAGAAGCTTCTCATGCTTTAATCGGAGGAGAATTCTTAAAGAAATTTGGAGAGAAACAGGAAGTTATAAATGCTGTAATGGCTCACCATAATGAAGTTGAATTTGAAACTGTAGAAGCTATTTTAGTTCAAGCTGCAGATGCAATATCAGCATCTAGACCAGGAGCTAGAAGAGAAACTTTATCAGCATATTTAAAAAGATTAGAAAGCTTAGAAGAGATAGCAACATCATTTGATGGAGTTGAATCATCATATGCTATACAAGCTGGAAGAGAGATTAGAATTATAATTAATCCAGAAGTTATTTCAGATGATGCAGCAACAAAAATGGCAAGAGATGTAGCTAAAAGAATAGAGGATACAATGCAGTATCCAGGGCAAATAAAAGTTACAATTATGAGAGAAACTAGAGCAGTAGAATATGCAAAATAG
- a CDS encoding TIGR00282 family metallophosphoesterase, whose translation MKVLVVGDIVGRPGRNTLKAYLDKYKSKYDFIIVNGENAASGFGITIKLCDELFSWGVDVITSGNHIWDKKEIYEYLDRNDRVVRPYNYPAGVPGTGYVIREDRKGNKIGVISLQGRVFMPPIDCPFAKGNEIVEEVRKQCKTIIIDFHAEATSEKIALGKYLDGKVSLLYGTHTHIQTADNKILLDGTGYISDVGMTGSDNGIIGMTKESIIPKFLTALPQRFEIAEGNERINGLEVDIDDETGECVTIERINMSLIDLGIF comes from the coding sequence ATGAAAGTATTAGTAGTAGGAGATATAGTTGGTAGGCCTGGAAGAAACACTTTAAAGGCTTATTTGGATAAATATAAATCTAAATATGATTTTATAATTGTAAATGGAGAGAATGCAGCTTCTGGATTTGGAATTACTATAAAATTATGTGATGAATTATTTAGTTGGGGAGTAGACGTAATAACAAGTGGAAATCATATATGGGATAAAAAAGAGATATATGAATATCTAGATAGAAATGATAGAGTAGTTAGACCTTATAACTATCCAGCTGGAGTTCCAGGAACAGGATATGTAATAAGAGAGGATAGAAAAGGAAATAAAATTGGTGTAATCTCTTTACAGGGAAGAGTATTCATGCCACCGATAGATTGTCCTTTTGCTAAGGGAAATGAGATTGTAGAAGAAGTTAGAAAGCAGTGTAAAACTATAATAATAGATTTTCATGCTGAGGCTACATCTGAAAAAATAGCTCTTGGAAAATATTTAGATGGAAAAGTTTCGTTATTATATGGAACACACACTCATATTCAAACTGCAGATAATAAAATTTTATTAGATGGTACAGGATATATAAGTGATGTGGGAATGACAGGTTCTGATAATGGAATAATAGGGATGACAAAGGAATCGATAATACCAAAGTTTTTAACAGCATTACCTCAAAGATTTGAAATTGCTGAAGGAAATGAAAGAATAAATGGTTTAGAAGTTGATATAGATGATGAAACAGGAGAATGTGTAACAATAGAAAGAATAAATATGTCTTTAATAGATTTAGGAATATTTTAA
- the prmA gene encoding 50S ribosomal protein L11 methyltransferase produces MKVVEIKVIFDSDNIEKTQKEIGDIFYSFGATGLKMDEPLKEKNPLNFYKDEKQFLMVDYAISAYFPLNPYSERRNKIIAEKFEEVFGEREDMIYSIDFYEYEEEDYQNNWKKYLYPEKVSAKFVVKPTWREYEPEEGELLIELDPGRAFGTGSHPTTSLCLKIMEENIKEGDSVIDVGTGSGILMVAAQRLGASEVYGTDIDELAVESAKENLALNKIEDAKVYLGDLISVVKDKKFDVVVANILADVLLLLLKDISRVVKKDGLVVFSGIIEDKLPLLEKEVRGLGLEILEVKADKEWRAMLIRA; encoded by the coding sequence ATGAAAGTAGTAGAAATAAAAGTTATATTTGATAGTGATAATATAGAAAAAACTCAAAAGGAAATAGGGGATATATTTTACTCTTTTGGAGCTACAGGACTAAAAATGGATGAACCATTAAAGGAAAAAAATCCATTGAATTTTTATAAGGATGAAAAACAGTTTCTAATGGTAGATTATGCAATATCTGCATATTTCCCATTAAATCCATATTCAGAAAGAAGAAATAAAATAATAGCTGAGAAATTTGAAGAAGTTTTCGGTGAAAGAGAAGATATGATCTACTCTATAGATTTTTATGAATATGAGGAAGAGGATTATCAAAATAACTGGAAAAAATATTTATACCCAGAAAAGGTAAGTGCTAAATTTGTTGTTAAGCCAACATGGAGAGAGTATGAACCTGAAGAGGGAGAATTATTAATAGAACTAGATCCAGGAAGAGCATTTGGAACAGGATCACATCCAACTACTTCTTTATGTTTAAAGATAATGGAAGAGAATATAAAAGAGGGAGATTCTGTAATTGATGTTGGAACAGGATCAGGGATATTAATGGTAGCTGCACAAAGATTAGGAGCTAGTGAAGTATATGGAACAGATATAGATGAGTTAGCAGTTGAATCTGCCAAGGAAAACTTAGCACTGAATAAAATAGAAGATGCAAAGGTTTATTTAGGAGATTTAATATCTGTTGTTAAGGATAAAAAATTTGATGTTGTAGTTGCAAATATATTAGCAGATGTATTATTACTTTTATTAAAGGACATATCAAGAGTAGTAAAAAAAGATGGATTAGTTGTTTTTTCAGGAATTATTGAAGACAAATTACCTTTACTTGAAAAAGAAGTAAGAGGGTTAGGTCTTGAAATATTAGAAGTTAAAGCTGATAAAGAATGGAGAGCAATGCTAATAAGAGCATAA
- the cmk gene encoding (d)CMP kinase — translation MENFVVAIDGPAGSGKSTIAKIIGKDYGLTYLDTGAMYRMVALYTLKNNISLENKEEIVNALEKIEIDIQGEKFILNGEDVSKEIRTPEVASIVSPVAAIKEVRVKLVELQREISSGKKVILDGRDIGTVVFPKADLKIFLVASPEERAKRRMKDYESKNIKENFEEVLASIKERDHIDSTRKESPLKKAEDAIEIDTSFLNISEVVDKISSLINNRIGR, via the coding sequence ATGGAAAACTTTGTAGTAGCTATAGATGGCCCAGCGGGAAGCGGAAAGAGTACAATAGCAAAAATAATAGGTAAAGATTATGGACTTACTTATTTAGATACAGGAGCTATGTATAGAATGGTAGCTTTATATACTTTAAAGAATAATATTTCCTTAGAAAATAAAGAGGAAATAGTTAATGCTTTAGAGAAAATAGAGATAGATATTCAAGGGGAGAAATTTATATTAAATGGCGAAGATGTTTCAAAGGAGATTAGAACACCTGAAGTAGCAAGTATAGTTTCCCCAGTTGCAGCAATAAAAGAAGTTAGAGTAAAATTAGTAGAGCTTCAAAGAGAAATTAGTTCAGGAAAAAAAGTTATTTTAGATGGAAGAGATATAGGTACTGTAGTATTTCCTAAAGCAGATTTAAAAATATTTTTAGTTGCTTCTCCTGAGGAAAGAGCTAAAAGAAGAATGAAGGATTATGAAAGTAAAAATATAAAAGAGAATTTTGAAGAAGTTTTAGCAAGTATTAAAGAAAGAGATCATATAGACTCTACAAGAAAAGAGAGTCCTTTAAAAAAAGCTGAAGATGCCATTGAAATAGATACAAGTTTTTTAAATATAAGTGAGGTAGTAGATAAAATATCATCGTTGATAAATAATAGAATCGGAAGGTAA
- a CDS encoding 3-deoxy-D-manno-octulosonic acid transferase → MFYNIIRVCIYPVILLLCIFSGKKRKFFFRRFFQNLNFLDGNKEYIWIHCSSVGEINLSEGLIKKIKSIYVNKKILISTFTDTGYATGKKRYKDDSQIDIIYFPVDDYFQLRRIFKRINVDLLILVETEIWPNLIELSHKYSKILLVNGRISDRSFKRYLKIKGLMKPLLEKIDYFCMQSEKDKKRIISLGARDESVENIGNLKFDINFENYSSEDKENLKKQLKVNDRKILVAGSTRIGEDEILMSIYKKLENHLLIIVPRHLERVEGIKKMAFDLGLKAKIYPEDNKEISIDTDVIIVNKMGVLRKFYSIGDAAFVGGTLVDVGGHSLLEPLFYGKTPIFGPYLQNVKDISKEILNKKIGYKVSREEEFILALENIEKKEPFSEKIKDFFQKNRCVVQKVLDKIEKMI, encoded by the coding sequence ATGTTTTATAATATTATAAGAGTATGTATATATCCGGTTATACTTCTTCTATGTATTTTTAGTGGGAAAAAAAGAAAATTCTTTTTTAGAAGATTTTTTCAAAATTTAAATTTTTTAGATGGGAACAAAGAGTATATTTGGATACATTGTTCCTCTGTGGGAGAGATAAATCTTTCTGAAGGATTAATAAAAAAAATAAAAAGTATTTATGTAAATAAAAAAATACTTATAAGTACATTTACTGATACGGGATATGCAACAGGGAAAAAAAGATATAAAGATGATTCACAAATTGATATTATTTATTTCCCAGTGGATGATTATTTTCAACTAAGAAGAATATTCAAAAGGATAAATGTAGATTTATTAATTCTAGTAGAAACAGAAATATGGCCTAATTTAATAGAATTAAGCCATAAATATAGTAAAATTTTATTGGTTAATGGAAGAATATCTGATAGAAGTTTTAAAAGATATCTAAAAATAAAAGGTCTAATGAAACCACTTTTAGAAAAAATAGATTATTTTTGCATGCAATCTGAGAAGGATAAAAAAAGAATTATCTCCTTAGGAGCAAGGGATGAGTCTGTTGAGAATATAGGAAATTTAAAATTTGATATAAATTTTGAAAATTACTCATCTGAAGATAAAGAAAATTTAAAGAAACAGTTAAAAGTTAATGATAGAAAAATTCTCGTGGCAGGAAGTACGAGAATAGGTGAAGATGAGATACTGATGAGTATATATAAAAAGTTAGAAAATCATCTTTTAATAATAGTTCCAAGACACTTAGAAAGAGTTGAAGGAATAAAAAAAATGGCTTTTGATTTGGGATTAAAGGCAAAAATATATCCAGAAGATAATAAAGAAATATCTATAGATACAGATGTAATTATAGTTAATAAAATGGGAGTTTTAAGGAAATTCTATAGTATAGGAGATGCAGCTTTTGTAGGTGGAACTCTTGTAGATGTAGGAGGGCATAGTTTGCTAGAACCATTATTTTATGGGAAAACTCCTATTTTTGGTCCATATTTACAAAATGTAAAGGATATATCAAAAGAAATATTAAATAAAAAAATTGGTTATAAAGTTTCAAGAGAGGAAGAATTTATTCTAGCCCTTGAAAACATTGAAAAAAAAGAACCATTTTCTGAAAAAATAAAAGATTTTTTTCAAAAAAACAGGTGTGTAGTACAAAAAGTACTGGATAAAATAGAAAAAATGATTTAA
- the trmB gene encoding tRNA (guanosine(46)-N7)-methyltransferase TrmB yields the protein MSERLEDKLWKHFFTNARKNYNPYMVKLVEYPEYIMYDKEIMDSYKGKWKEFFKNDNPVYLEIGSGSGNFAVGMGAKYPERNHLALEIRFKRLVLSARKSEQRNLKNVLFLRRRGEDILNFIGENEIEGLYINFPDPWEGNEKNRILQPSLFDLLNKIMKMGGRLFFKTDHDQYYADVLEFAKELDGYKVIYHTDDLHNSPKAADNIRTEFEDLFICKHNKNINYIEIEKIK from the coding sequence ATGTCAGAAAGATTAGAAGATAAGTTATGGAAACATTTCTTTACAAACGCAAGAAAAAATTATAACCCATATATGGTAAAATTAGTAGAGTATCCAGAATATATTATGTATGATAAGGAAATTATGGATTCATACAAAGGTAAATGGAAAGAGTTTTTTAAAAATGATAATCCAGTTTACTTAGAAATTGGATCAGGTAGTGGAAATTTTGCTGTTGGAATGGGAGCTAAATATCCAGAGAGAAATCACTTAGCTCTAGAAATTAGATTTAAAAGACTTGTGTTGTCAGCAAGAAAAAGTGAACAGAGAAATTTAAAAAATGTATTATTCCTTAGAAGAAGAGGAGAGGATATCCTTAACTTTATTGGTGAAAATGAAATAGAGGGATTATATATTAATTTCCCAGATCCATGGGAAGGAAATGAAAAAAATAGAATTTTACAACCTTCTTTATTTGATCTTTTAAATAAGATTATGAAAATGGGAGGGAGACTATTTTTCAAAACTGACCATGACCAATATTATGCAGATGTATTAGAATTTGCAAAGGAATTAGATGGATATAAAGTAATTTATCACACTGATGATCTTCACAACAGCCCAAAGGCGGCAGATAATATTAGAACTGAATTTGAAGATTTATTTATCTGTAAACATAATAAAAATATCAACTATATTGAGATAGAAAAAATAAAGTAG
- a CDS encoding adenylosuccinate synthase, which yields MAGYVVVGTQWGDEGKGKIIDVLGHKADYVVRFQGGNNAGHTVVVNGEKFILHLLPSGMLHGKGKCIIGPGVVVDPKVLLKEIATLEEKGAKVDHLFISDRAHLIMPYHVQLDILKEEKSGANKIGTTKRGIGPCYADKFSRVGIRAVDLLDMNIFGEKLQRNLEEKNELFAKIYNAPEMSYEEIFEEYKGYAEKLKHRIIDSVPEINEALDQDKFVLFEGAQAMMLDINYGTYPYVTSSSPTSGGVTTGVGVSPRKIDRVIGVMKAYTTRVGEGPFVTELNDDLGEKIRQIGGEFGATTGRPRRCGWLDLVVGKYAVQINGLTDVVITKIDVLSGLDTIKICTGYDIEGKVYTTVPASTELVAKAKPIYEELPGWTEDITQMKNYDELPENCKKYIKRMEEILGCQITVVSVGPDRTQNIFLKDI from the coding sequence ATGGCAGGATATGTTGTAGTTGGAACCCAATGGGGAGACGAAGGAAAAGGAAAGATTATTGATGTTTTAGGACATAAAGCTGATTATGTAGTTAGATTCCAAGGTGGAAATAACGCAGGACATACAGTGGTTGTAAATGGAGAGAAGTTTATTCTTCACCTATTACCATCAGGAATGTTACACGGAAAGGGTAAATGTATAATTGGACCAGGAGTAGTTGTTGATCCAAAAGTTCTATTAAAAGAAATTGCGACATTAGAAGAAAAAGGAGCTAAAGTAGATCATTTATTTATAAGTGATAGAGCTCACCTTATAATGCCTTACCATGTTCAACTTGATATTTTAAAAGAGGAAAAAAGTGGAGCAAATAAAATAGGAACAACTAAAAGAGGAATTGGACCTTGTTATGCAGACAAATTCTCAAGAGTTGGAATTAGAGCAGTAGATCTTTTAGATATGAATATTTTTGGTGAGAAATTACAAAGAAATTTAGAAGAAAAAAATGAGTTATTCGCTAAAATATACAATGCTCCAGAGATGTCTTACGAAGAGATATTTGAAGAGTATAAGGGATATGCTGAAAAATTAAAGCATAGAATTATAGATTCAGTTCCTGAAATAAACGAAGCTTTAGATCAAGATAAATTTGTATTATTTGAAGGAGCTCAAGCAATGATGCTAGATATTAACTATGGAACATATCCATATGTAACATCTTCATCACCTACAAGTGGAGGAGTAACTACAGGAGTAGGAGTTTCACCTAGAAAAATCGATAGAGTTATAGGAGTAATGAAGGCTTATACTACAAGAGTAGGAGAGGGACCATTTGTTACTGAATTAAATGATGATTTAGGAGAAAAAATAAGACAAATTGGTGGAGAATTTGGAGCAACTACAGGAAGACCTAGAAGATGTGGATGGTTAGACTTAGTAGTTGGAAAATATGCTGTACAAATTAATGGATTAACAGATGTTGTAATAACTAAAATCGACGTTTTAAGTGGATTAGATACAATTAAAATTTGTACTGGTTATGACATTGAAGGAAAGGTTTATACAACTGTTCCAGCTTCAACAGAATTAGTTGCTAAAGCAAAACCAATATATGAAGAATTACCAGGATGGACTGAAGATATAACTCAAATGAAAAATTATGATGAGTTACCAGAGAACTGTAAAAAATATATCAAGAGAATGGAAGAGATCTTAGGATGTCAAATTACAGTTGTATCTGTAGGACCAGATAGAACTCAAAATATATTCTTAAAAGATATTTAA
- the ylxM gene encoding YlxM family DNA-binding protein, which produces MELDELIEVSVLLDYYKNLLSDRQKEYLLLHFEEDLSLSEIAKRHNISRQAVYDNIKRGIKILRDYESKIGFHRKEQEIYKELIELKKDFRKDRLEKIIEKIF; this is translated from the coding sequence ATGGAATTAGATGAATTAATAGAAGTATCGGTTTTACTAGATTACTATAAAAATCTTTTAAGTGATAGACAAAAAGAATATCTCCTTTTACATTTTGAAGAGGATTTATCCTTAAGTGAAATAGCTAAAAGACATAATATTAGTAGACAAGCAGTTTACGATAATATAAAAAGAGGTATTAAAATCCTTCGTGACTATGAAAGCAAAATTGGTTTTCATAGGAAAGAACAGGAAATATATAAAGAGTTAATCGAGCTAAAAAAAGATTTTAGAAAAGATAGATTAGAAAAAATCATAGAAAAAATCTTTTAG